One window of the Streptomyces sp. TS71-3 genome contains the following:
- a CDS encoding bifunctional 3-(3-hydroxy-phenyl)propionate/3-hydroxycinnamic acid hydroxylase, which translates to MTADRAAPPHPAEHVPVVIIGAGPVGVTAALLLARRGVPSVLLERHTGVYPLPRALVVDDEVRRIIQAAGIGEQFSEIARPGNGLRLLDARHRVMAEFRRTGHGPHGYPQTSMFEQPVLERLLREALARRPACELRGGVEVTGIGPETEGPVRVTYRDDDGERQLWADAVLGCDGANSLTRDAIGAVWEDLGFEESWTVIDVRTSAGVRCWEGVDQVCDPDRPATFMRVGEDTYRWEFRLHDGQERPVRELVAPWLPRSYEGDFEVVREARYTFRARVADRWRSGRVLLLGDAAHLTPPFIGQGLCGGLRDAYNLAWKLARVLQQGSDERLLDTYESERKPHARHVIRLAVATGWAMTGGQDRAAALRRGALRAAVRIPGLTRAAARDLSPALTAGPLVRRRTRLSRRGLGGSLCPQPRVRADGASTRLDELLGASFAVLSAVPLAPSLQALAAGLSAPVLSVAQLGDDGRLADWLRAGRADAVLLRPDRVVLDVVPAGGRDFTGAAAWAPLLHTTRGPHPSPRTGDNRLPRSATR; encoded by the coding sequence ATGACCGCCGACCGAGCCGCGCCGCCCCACCCCGCCGAGCACGTGCCAGTGGTGATCATCGGAGCCGGGCCCGTGGGCGTGACCGCCGCCCTCCTGCTCGCCCGGCGCGGAGTACCCAGCGTCCTGCTGGAACGCCACACCGGCGTCTATCCCCTCCCGCGCGCCCTGGTCGTCGACGACGAGGTACGCCGGATCATCCAGGCCGCGGGCATAGGTGAGCAATTCTCCGAGATCGCCCGCCCGGGCAACGGGCTGCGGCTGCTCGACGCCCGGCACCGGGTGATGGCCGAGTTCCGCCGCACCGGACACGGTCCGCACGGCTACCCGCAGACCAGCATGTTCGAACAGCCCGTACTCGAGCGGCTGCTGCGCGAGGCCCTGGCCCGGCGCCCCGCATGCGAACTGCGGGGCGGGGTGGAGGTCACCGGCATCGGCCCGGAGACCGAAGGCCCGGTCCGTGTGACGTACCGCGACGACGACGGCGAGCGGCAGCTGTGGGCCGACGCGGTCCTGGGCTGCGACGGTGCGAACAGCCTCACGCGCGACGCCATCGGTGCCGTCTGGGAGGACCTGGGCTTCGAGGAGAGCTGGACCGTCATCGACGTGCGCACGAGCGCCGGTGTGCGCTGCTGGGAGGGCGTCGACCAGGTCTGCGACCCGGACCGACCGGCCACCTTCATGCGCGTCGGCGAGGACACCTACCGCTGGGAGTTCCGGCTGCACGACGGGCAGGAGCGGCCGGTCCGCGAGCTGGTCGCTCCCTGGCTTCCACGCTCGTACGAGGGGGACTTCGAGGTCGTCCGCGAGGCGCGGTACACCTTCCGGGCACGCGTCGCCGACCGGTGGCGGAGCGGACGGGTCCTCCTCCTGGGTGATGCCGCCCACCTCACCCCGCCGTTCATCGGGCAAGGGCTCTGCGGTGGCCTGCGGGATGCCTACAACCTCGCCTGGAAACTCGCCCGCGTCCTCCAGCAGGGCTCCGACGAGCGGCTGCTGGACACCTACGAGAGCGAACGCAAGCCACACGCCCGCCATGTGATACGTCTCGCCGTAGCCACCGGCTGGGCCATGACCGGCGGCCAGGACCGCGCCGCCGCACTGCGCCGCGGCGCCCTGAGAGCGGCGGTCCGCATCCCCGGTCTCACCAGGGCCGCTGCCCGCGACCTGAGCCCGGCGCTGACCGCGGGGCCGCTGGTACGGCGCCGCACCCGGCTGAGCAGGCGAGGGCTCGGGGGCAGTCTGTGCCCGCAGCCGCGGGTGCGCGCCGACGGGGCGTCAACCCGGCTCGACGAGTTGCTCGGAGCCTCCTTCGCCGTGCTGAGCGCCGTGCCGCTCGCCCCCTCGCTACAGGCCCTCGCCGCCGGCCTGAGCGCCCCGGTCCTCTCCGTGGCCCAGCTCGGCGACGACGGCCGTCTTGCCGACTGGCTGCGCGCGGGAAGAGCGGACGCCGTACTGCTGCGACCGGACCGCGTCGTCCTGGACGTCGTCCCGGCCGGGGGCCGGGACTTCACCGGCGCCGCCGCCTGGGCCCCCCTCCTGCACACCACGCGCGGCCCCCACCCATCCCCGCGGACCGGCGACAATCGCCTGCCGAGGAGCGCCACACGATGA
- a CDS encoding VOC family protein, with protein MFHLDHLCLGVRELGDGVRRVREETGLAHYDGGVFAAGIANTVFPLGEDVYLEVEAVTAPAAERDAAAAWFDRALADGDRWMFWSLRADTLEELAAVARRLGGEVARLPGRVQPDGTQRVITTAPGPGRALDTCWRRGLPNWFYREDPATNPDRGATERGDRGAAVTRLEIGADAAELREHIGAETFERLPLAVVPGRPGVRAVTVRTASGREVTLRRDPADL; from the coding sequence ATGTTTCACCTTGACCACCTCTGCCTGGGCGTCCGCGAGTTGGGCGACGGCGTCCGCCGGGTGCGGGAGGAGACAGGACTCGCCCACTACGACGGTGGCGTCTTCGCCGCCGGCATCGCGAACACGGTCTTCCCGCTCGGCGAGGACGTCTACCTGGAGGTCGAGGCGGTGACGGCACCCGCAGCCGAGCGGGATGCGGCGGCTGCCTGGTTCGACCGGGCCCTCGCGGACGGCGACCGGTGGATGTTCTGGAGCCTGCGCGCCGACACCCTTGAGGAGCTGGCCGCGGTCGCGCGGCGGCTCGGCGGCGAAGTGGCGCGGCTTCCGGGGCGCGTCCAGCCCGACGGCACCCAGCGCGTCATCACCACCGCGCCCGGCCCCGGCCGCGCACTCGACACGTGCTGGCGCCGGGGGCTGCCGAACTGGTTCTACCGGGAGGACCCCGCCACCAACCCGGATCGCGGGGCGACGGAGCGCGGTGATCGGGGGGCGGCGGTGACCCGCCTGGAGATCGGCGCTGACGCCGCGGAACTGCGGGAGCACATCGGTGCCGAGACCTTCGAGCGGCTGCCGCTGGCGGTCGTGCCCGGCCGGCCCGGCGTGCGCGCGGTCACGGTGCGCACCGCGTCCGGGCGCGAGGTCACGCTGCGCAGGGACCCGGCCGACCTGTAG
- a CDS encoding TetR/AcrR family transcriptional regulator translates to MSEEAQVSARRRRNRWGEGERLRGEILAAASRLLSELDGEDGLTIRGVARAAGIAPASIYQHFTDRAALVAGLTDHEFARLHAAMEAAEVRVDSGDVVGRVRAMLHASCRFAMDNPGHYRLMTANGPPPTAPGARQAGPLADVIDLLVAGFARCAAAGVALRVPAERAAVIAFVGAHGRVALFQNSPKHADADSVMSFVDEFVSLVFA, encoded by the coding sequence GTGTCGGAAGAGGCCCAGGTCAGCGCCCGGCGCAGGCGCAACCGTTGGGGGGAGGGCGAGCGGCTGCGCGGGGAGATCCTCGCCGCGGCCAGCCGGTTGCTGTCCGAGCTCGACGGGGAGGACGGGCTGACCATCCGCGGCGTCGCCCGCGCCGCCGGTATCGCGCCGGCCAGCATCTACCAGCACTTCACCGATCGTGCGGCGCTCGTAGCGGGCCTCACCGACCACGAGTTCGCCCGGCTCCACGCCGCGATGGAGGCGGCCGAGGTTCGCGTGGACTCCGGCGATGTGGTGGGCCGCGTGCGGGCGATGCTCCACGCCTCGTGCCGGTTCGCGATGGACAACCCGGGGCACTACCGGCTGATGACGGCCAACGGGCCTCCCCCGACCGCGCCCGGCGCCCGCCAGGCCGGGCCGCTGGCCGACGTGATCGACCTGCTCGTCGCCGGCTTCGCGCGCTGCGCGGCAGCGGGGGTCGCGCTCCGGGTGCCCGCCGAGCGAGCTGCCGTGATCGCGTTCGTCGGCGCGCACGGTCGCGTCGCCCTCTTCCAGAACTCCCCCAAGCACGCCGATGCGGACTCCGTGATGTCGTTCGTCGACGAGTTCGTGTCGCTCGTTTTTGCCTGA
- a CDS encoding acetoacetate--CoA ligase: protein MTMPYPDPFMTPDPRTAAGSRIMDFARHAGVDGTDYTALHRWSVTDLAGFWGAVWEYFDIDAETPYEEVLAEETMPGARWFPGATLNYTHHALRNLPSGAPAVIALDEAGAGYQVTGERLRAQVASVAATLRDLGVGRGDRVVGYLPNTPHAIAAFLAAASLGAVWSVCGQDYAPTAAADRFAQLEPTVLIAADGYLFNGEVHDRRDAALELAGALPTLKATVLVDHMGLPWPSRAHPSPVVPWEDTSTRTEELTCTPVPFDHPLWVVFSSGTTGLPKGIVHGHGGVLLEHLKTLGLHSDLGPGDRLLWYTTTHWMMWNLVASTLLTGATTCTYEGSPAPLARPDVLWELAARHHVTVFGTSPQYLLGMAKFGIDPAVHDLSSIRVIGCTGSALPASAYPWVRDHVGHGVLLASISGGTDVVSGFAGSAPTTPVWAGELSAPHLGVALAAFDADGAAVTDQVGELVVTRPMPSMPLSLWNDPDGSRYRDAYFSSYPGVWRHGDWITHTAHGSVIVHGRSDSTLNRNGVRLGSADIHDVVERLPEITEALVIGAEEPDGGYWMPLFVVLTPGAVLDGTLREKIRDAVRTGASPRHVPDEILEVPGIPHTRTGKKLEVPVKRMLQGAPAEQVVDTAAVDAPHLLDHYARLGAERRDRSA, encoded by the coding sequence ATGACCATGCCGTACCCGGACCCCTTCATGACACCCGATCCGCGGACCGCCGCGGGCAGCCGCATCATGGACTTCGCCCGCCACGCCGGAGTGGACGGAACCGACTACACCGCCCTGCACCGCTGGTCGGTCACCGACCTGGCGGGTTTCTGGGGCGCGGTGTGGGAGTACTTCGACATCGACGCGGAGACCCCCTACGAGGAGGTGCTGGCCGAGGAGACCATGCCCGGCGCACGCTGGTTCCCCGGCGCCACCCTCAACTACACGCACCACGCGCTGCGCAACCTGCCCTCCGGCGCCCCGGCGGTCATCGCCCTTGACGAAGCCGGCGCCGGCTACCAGGTGACGGGCGAACGGCTGCGGGCCCAGGTCGCCTCCGTCGCGGCGACCCTGCGCGACCTGGGCGTGGGGAGGGGCGACCGGGTGGTGGGCTACCTGCCCAACACCCCGCACGCGATCGCCGCGTTCCTCGCCGCGGCGAGCCTGGGCGCCGTGTGGTCGGTGTGCGGGCAGGACTACGCCCCCACGGCGGCCGCCGACCGGTTCGCCCAGCTCGAACCCACCGTGCTGATCGCTGCCGACGGCTACCTCTTCAACGGCGAGGTCCACGATCGCCGCGACGCCGCCCTCGAACTCGCCGGCGCGCTGCCCACGCTGAAGGCGACCGTCCTGGTGGACCACATGGGGCTGCCGTGGCCGTCGCGGGCGCACCCGTCGCCGGTCGTCCCGTGGGAGGACACGTCCACCCGCACCGAGGAACTCACGTGTACACCGGTGCCGTTCGACCACCCGCTGTGGGTGGTGTTCTCCTCCGGCACCACCGGCCTGCCCAAGGGCATCGTCCATGGCCACGGCGGCGTCCTGCTGGAGCATCTGAAGACCCTGGGCCTGCACTCCGACCTCGGCCCAGGAGACCGCCTCCTGTGGTACACCACCACCCACTGGATGATGTGGAACCTGGTCGCCTCAACGCTTCTGACCGGTGCCACGACGTGCACCTACGAGGGCAGCCCGGCGCCCCTCGCCAGGCCCGACGTTCTGTGGGAACTGGCCGCCCGGCACCACGTCACGGTCTTCGGCACCAGCCCCCAATACCTCCTGGGCATGGCCAAGTTCGGTATCGACCCAGCCGTGCACGACCTGTCGTCCATCCGCGTGATCGGCTGCACCGGCTCCGCCCTGCCGGCCTCCGCCTACCCCTGGGTCCGCGACCACGTGGGCCACGGTGTGCTGCTGGCCTCGATCAGCGGCGGCACCGACGTGGTGTCCGGCTTCGCGGGCAGCGCGCCCACCACGCCGGTCTGGGCGGGGGAGCTGTCGGCGCCCCATCTCGGCGTGGCACTGGCCGCGTTCGACGCCGACGGCGCGGCGGTCACCGACCAGGTCGGCGAGCTCGTCGTCACCCGCCCGATGCCGTCGATGCCGCTGTCCCTGTGGAACGACCCCGACGGCAGCCGCTACCGGGACGCCTACTTCTCCTCCTACCCCGGCGTCTGGCGGCACGGCGACTGGATCACCCACACCGCCCATGGTTCGGTGATCGTCCACGGCCGCTCCGACAGCACGTTGAACCGCAACGGCGTCCGGCTCGGCAGCGCCGACATCCACGACGTCGTCGAACGCCTGCCCGAGATCACCGAGGCCCTGGTCATCGGCGCGGAGGAGCCGGACGGGGGCTACTGGATGCCGCTGTTCGTGGTCCTCACGCCCGGCGCGGTCCTGGACGGCACCCTTCGCGAGAAGATCCGCGACGCCGTCCGGACCGGTGCCTCACCCCGCCACGTTCCCGACGAGATCCTCGAAGTACCGGGCATCCCGCACACCCGCACCGGCAAGAAGCTGGAGGTCCCGGTGAAACGCATGCTCCAGGGCGCCCCGGCCGAGCAGGTCGTCGACACCGCGGCAGTGGACGCGCCCCACCTCCTCGACCACTACGCCCGTCTGGGCGCCGAACGCCGGGACCGGTCGGCATGA
- a CDS encoding VOC family protein, whose protein sequence is MSETRLDRAGVATAHQDLHSERGALRGEHPGSSGNPVIKVADLAWLEFEKPDLERAAVFARDFGFQIAACTERELWLRGTFAGSPCMVIRRGRTSRFIGPAFRAAERTDLDRLARATGTDVRDADVPGGGRVVDLLDPSGLPVRVAHCSQTLPELPGQHPLPLNFGTDRGRTNAPQRPPREPSRIQRLGHVVLETRVFARCLDWYLDTLGMIVSDFLFLDGQRDRGPTMAFIRCDQGSLAVDHHTLALHLGPGNGYVHSAYQVTDLDSLAAGGEYLSERGYRRSWGIGRHILGSQLFDYWRDPGHLMLEHFADGDLFSRDVEPGWAPMSTSGLAQWGPPATRDFLGASPSPRRVRDVVEALRGDNELDPARLLGLLKAVNS, encoded by the coding sequence ATGTCTGAAACCCGCCTCGACCGGGCTGGTGTCGCAACGGCCCACCAGGACCTCCACAGCGAGCGGGGCGCTCTGCGCGGCGAGCATCCGGGCAGCTCCGGGAATCCCGTGATCAAGGTGGCGGACCTGGCCTGGCTGGAGTTCGAGAAGCCGGACCTGGAGCGGGCCGCGGTCTTCGCCCGTGACTTCGGCTTCCAGATCGCAGCGTGCACCGAGCGGGAGCTGTGGCTGCGGGGCACCTTCGCGGGCTCGCCCTGCATGGTGATCCGGCGCGGTCGTACGTCCCGCTTCATCGGCCCGGCGTTCCGAGCCGCCGAACGCACCGACCTGGACCGGCTGGCCCGCGCCACCGGCACCGACGTGCGCGACGCGGACGTCCCCGGCGGCGGCCGGGTGGTCGACCTGCTCGACCCCTCGGGCCTGCCGGTGCGAGTGGCGCACTGTTCACAAACCCTGCCCGAGCTGCCGGGACAGCACCCGCTGCCGCTCAACTTCGGCACGGATCGCGGTCGCACGAACGCCCCCCAGCGCCCGCCGCGAGAGCCGTCCCGGATCCAGAGGCTTGGCCACGTGGTGCTGGAAACGAGGGTGTTCGCCCGGTGCCTGGACTGGTACCTGGACACCCTCGGCATGATCGTGTCCGACTTCCTCTTCCTGGACGGCCAGCGCGACCGCGGCCCGACCATGGCGTTCATCCGCTGCGACCAGGGCAGCCTCGCCGTCGACCACCACACCCTCGCCCTGCACCTGGGGCCGGGCAACGGGTACGTCCACTCCGCCTACCAGGTCACCGATCTCGACTCGCTCGCGGCCGGCGGCGAGTACCTCAGCGAGCGCGGCTACCGGCGCAGTTGGGGCATCGGCCGGCACATCCTGGGAAGCCAGCTCTTCGACTACTGGCGCGACCCCGGCCACCTCATGCTGGAGCACTTCGCGGACGGCGACCTCTTCTCCCGCGACGTCGAGCCCGGCTGGGCCCCCATGTCGACGAGCGGGCTGGCCCAGTGGGGGCCGCCTGCCACCCGCGACTTCCTCGGCGCGAGCCCCTCGCCGAGGCGGGTCCGCGACGTCGTCGAGGCCCTGCGCGGCGACAACGAGCTGGACCCGGCGCGTCTGCTGGGCCTGCTCAAGGCCGTCAACTCCTGA
- a CDS encoding fumarylacetoacetate hydrolase family protein, translating into MTTNVLRTAEGWWVVRDDRAVLADTKATTTAELIADRAAVEEAAHSGGPGTPVMDLRVLSPVTTPCRVVAQMVNYHSHARDSGFTGDIPPTFFRKASGSVSGPRDPVVRPPHVKLLDYEVELGLVMGACLPIGTVVEERDLPAYVAGLVITDDVSARDVQLAKTQFYESKSYPTFTPCGPYLTLLEPEDFAHLLDLRLKLGVNGDLRQDRTLADMIVRPARALTLLARFQTLDPGDLLLTGTPGGTALKAPPKPVEKIGALLPPALKWKTFFRSQARNPRYLHAGDTVTANIATPDGRIDLGEQRTPVTDAHRDPE; encoded by the coding sequence ATGACTACGAACGTCCTGCGCACCGCCGAAGGCTGGTGGGTCGTCCGCGACGACCGAGCCGTCCTCGCCGACACCAAGGCCACCACGACAGCCGAACTGATCGCCGACCGCGCCGCCGTCGAAGAGGCGGCCCATTCCGGCGGGCCGGGCACGCCCGTCATGGATCTCAGGGTGCTCTCCCCGGTCACCACGCCCTGCCGCGTGGTCGCGCAGATGGTCAACTACCACAGCCACGCTCGCGATTCGGGCTTCACGGGTGACATCCCGCCGACCTTCTTCCGCAAGGCATCAGGCTCGGTCAGCGGCCCGAGGGACCCCGTCGTGCGGCCCCCACACGTGAAGCTCCTCGACTACGAGGTCGAACTCGGCCTGGTCATGGGCGCCTGCCTGCCCATCGGCACCGTGGTCGAGGAACGGGACCTTCCCGCGTACGTCGCCGGGCTCGTCATCACCGACGACGTCAGCGCCCGTGACGTGCAGCTGGCCAAGACGCAGTTCTACGAGAGCAAGTCGTACCCGACCTTCACACCGTGCGGCCCCTACCTGACACTCCTGGAGCCCGAGGACTTCGCCCATCTCCTCGACCTGCGGCTGAAGTTGGGCGTCAACGGCGACCTGCGCCAGGACCGCACCCTCGCCGACATGATCGTCCGCCCCGCACGAGCCCTCACCCTGCTCGCCCGCTTCCAGACCCTCGACCCCGGTGACCTGCTGCTGACCGGCACTCCCGGCGGCACGGCACTGAAGGCCCCGCCCAAGCCGGTCGAGAAGATCGGTGCACTGCTGCCGCCGGCCCTGAAGTGGAAGACGTTCTTCAGAAGCCAGGCGAGGAACCCGCGCTACCTGCACGCGGGCGACACCGTCACCGCCAACATCGCCACCCCCGACGGGCGGATCGACCTGGGCGAGCAGCGCACCCCCGTGACCGACGCGCACCGAGACCCGGAGTGA
- a CDS encoding LuxR C-terminal-related transcriptional regulator: protein MPKLQDDIERICRLGLDSRTLRSRVMARLRRDVRYDAFCFGTVDPWTLLVTDDVSEGIPPGNAALASHNEYLESDVDKFADLARSGRTVGILSDSTGGDPRRSRRFRTVLPVIGAEHELRAVFLADGECWGAVSLFRRGERTDFTARDAALVRALSRPVAVALRRACAGTPPPAAQGVPGPGVLVLDRLGRTLVANETARRWLHELGTLPLHEVAAAARAGRGEEAYLRVRARTGRWLSLWGSTLNGEPDSGASVVIQPTPASDITRTLARVYELTVREREILEQVVSGRSSTGIASVLAMSRYTVQDHLKSIFTKFGVSSRGQLVARALDLPSGSPAAAHTPESAP, encoded by the coding sequence GTGCCGAAGCTGCAGGACGACATCGAGCGGATATGCCGGCTCGGCCTGGACTCGCGGACGCTGCGTTCCCGGGTCATGGCCCGGCTGCGCAGGGACGTCCGCTACGACGCGTTCTGCTTCGGCACCGTCGACCCCTGGACGCTGCTCGTCACCGACGACGTCTCCGAGGGGATCCCGCCCGGCAACGCCGCGCTCGCGTCGCACAACGAGTACCTGGAGTCCGACGTCGACAAGTTCGCCGACCTGGCGCGGAGCGGCCGCACGGTCGGCATTCTCAGCGACAGCACGGGCGGTGATCCGCGCAGGAGCCGCCGCTTCCGCACGGTCCTGCCGGTCATCGGCGCCGAGCACGAACTGCGTGCCGTCTTCCTGGCGGACGGGGAGTGCTGGGGCGCGGTGTCCTTGTTCCGGCGCGGTGAGCGGACGGACTTCACCGCGCGGGACGCGGCGCTGGTACGCGCGCTGTCGCGGCCGGTCGCGGTGGCCCTGCGCCGCGCCTGCGCCGGCACGCCGCCGCCCGCGGCGCAGGGCGTGCCCGGCCCGGGTGTCCTCGTGCTCGACCGGCTCGGCCGCACCCTGGTCGCCAACGAGACGGCGCGGCGGTGGCTGCACGAGCTCGGCACGCTGCCCCTCCACGAAGTGGCGGCGGCGGCCCGAGCCGGGCGAGGCGAGGAGGCGTACCTACGGGTGCGGGCGCGCACCGGACGCTGGCTGTCGTTGTGGGGTTCGACGCTGAACGGGGAGCCGGACAGCGGCGCCTCGGTCGTCATCCAGCCGACACCGGCCTCCGACATCACCCGGACACTGGCCCGTGTCTACGAGCTGACGGTGCGGGAGCGGGAGATCCTGGAACAGGTGGTCTCCGGCCGGTCCTCGACGGGAATCGCCTCCGTCCTGGCCATGTCCCGGTACACCGTGCAGGACCATCTGAAATCCATCTTCACCAAGTTCGGCGTGAGCAGCCGGGGGCAGCTGGTGGCCCGTGCCCTTGACCTCCCGTCGGGGTCGCCGGCAGCCGCGCACACTCCGGAGTCCGCTCCCTGA
- a CDS encoding DUF6415 family natural product biosynthesis protein, whose product MSESDAPSAGLRSESPEIESMRAAAAELLDEGAPLPRFDDLGEMTARLRGHLQVLIRPVENAARALPEHDGGRIRTLLSVESARVRLAASPGAGLVSATRHARNLAHELTWLCDHYETLAGTPTVEPS is encoded by the coding sequence ATGAGCGAAAGTGATGCCCCCTCAGCGGGGCTGAGAAGCGAGTCCCCGGAGATCGAGTCGATGCGCGCCGCCGCGGCCGAACTGCTCGACGAAGGCGCGCCGCTGCCCCGCTTCGATGACCTGGGTGAGATGACGGCCCGGTTGCGGGGCCATCTCCAGGTGCTGATCCGTCCGGTGGAGAACGCCGCCCGGGCGCTCCCAGAGCACGACGGTGGACGGATCCGCACACTTTTGTCCGTCGAGAGCGCCCGCGTGCGCCTGGCGGCATCGCCGGGTGCGGGGCTGGTGTCCGCAACCCGCCACGCGCGCAATCTCGCTCACGAGCTGACATGGCTCTGCGACCACTACGAGACGCTTGCCGGTACCCCCACCGTGGAGCCGTCATGA
- a CDS encoding GDSL-type esterase/lipase family protein produces the protein MKPAASTALLLICAVGISMPAQARPVPDQPRPAPAWVAEVPATDPHLSFDGHWGRVGSSMITPNSGSALRFRFTGHTLAGRFDTSAVTLPAQVYVSIDGGPPALYQVDQDRIDFTAVPLQGRRHTAEITVKDVNEHANRWVVPMQSGLVLTGLELDRGARVQRAAPRGPLRMEFLGDSITQGVKALCGQVGTDCDDGTKDFAYLTGRAFHARTSQVGFGRQGILVPGNGGVPTAGQSFGWNFQDSPADPRFGPDAVVVNQGTNDGVLGKEPFLPGYLSYLKQIRAAYPHAWIFAMRPFGGYKAADIATAVTQADDPRIVYVDTTGWLSVDAGDYTDGVHPGVAAHERAARLLTGVITATTGWKADPIG, from the coding sequence GTGAAGCCAGCCGCCTCGACCGCGCTCCTGCTGATCTGCGCCGTGGGCATCTCCATGCCGGCACAGGCCCGTCCCGTGCCGGACCAGCCCCGTCCGGCGCCGGCCTGGGTCGCCGAGGTCCCGGCGACCGACCCGCACCTGAGCTTCGACGGCCACTGGGGCCGCGTCGGCTCCAGCATGATCACTCCCAACTCCGGCTCCGCGCTGCGGTTCCGCTTCACCGGCCACACCCTCGCGGGCCGCTTCGACACCTCCGCGGTGACGCTGCCCGCCCAGGTCTACGTGTCCATCGACGGGGGGCCGCCCGCCCTGTACCAGGTGGACCAGGACCGGATCGACTTCACCGCGGTACCGCTTCAGGGCCGCCGGCACACCGCCGAGATCACCGTCAAGGACGTCAACGAGCACGCGAACCGGTGGGTCGTCCCGATGCAGTCCGGCCTGGTCCTCACGGGCCTGGAGCTGGACCGCGGCGCCCGCGTCCAGCGGGCGGCGCCGCGCGGGCCGCTCCGGATGGAGTTCCTGGGCGACTCCATCACCCAGGGCGTCAAGGCCCTGTGCGGGCAGGTCGGCACGGACTGCGACGACGGCACCAAGGACTTCGCCTACCTGACGGGACGGGCCTTCCACGCCCGCACCAGCCAGGTGGGCTTCGGCCGGCAGGGCATCCTGGTGCCGGGCAACGGCGGCGTTCCGACCGCCGGCCAGTCCTTCGGCTGGAACTTCCAGGACTCCCCGGCCGACCCGCGCTTTGGCCCCGACGCCGTGGTCGTCAACCAGGGCACGAACGACGGCGTCCTCGGCAAGGAGCCCTTCCTCCCCGGCTACCTGAGCTACCTGAAGCAGATCCGTGCCGCCTACCCGCACGCGTGGATCTTCGCGATGCGCCCCTTCGGCGGCTACAAGGCCGCCGACATCGCCACGGCCGTCACCCAGGCGGACGACCCCAGGATCGTCTACGTCGACACCACGGGCTGGCTGTCGGTGGACGCGGGCGACTACACCGACGGCGTCCACCCGGGCGTCGCGGCCCACGAGAGGGCAGCCCGGCTGCTGACCGGCGTCATCACGGCCACGACCGGCTGGAAGGCCGACCCGATCGGCTAG
- a CDS encoding GNAT family N-acetyltransferase — MFTMRPATAADTPAVAAMIRARSTWLEERGMPTWRDSADDLAAQAENPHGAMWVLEADGAHVVGCTTVMRETLPWGWTDEELDEPADYLFTTVTDPAYRHHKPATLIALWAVDRAAREGKQWVRRGCMFPGLVRYYETQSFTLLHEVQRTHNRIYLMARRAERLPAIRTVED; from the coding sequence ATGTTCACGATGCGTCCGGCCACCGCAGCGGACACCCCCGCCGTCGCCGCCATGATCCGCGCCCGCTCCACCTGGCTGGAGGAGCGCGGCATGCCGACCTGGCGCGACAGCGCGGACGACCTCGCAGCCCAGGCCGAGAACCCCCACGGCGCGATGTGGGTGCTCGAAGCCGACGGTGCCCACGTCGTGGGCTGCACCACCGTGATGCGGGAAACCCTGCCGTGGGGCTGGACCGACGAGGAGCTCGACGAGCCCGCCGACTACCTCTTCACGACGGTGACGGACCCGGCCTACCGCCACCACAAGCCCGCAACCCTGATCGCCCTGTGGGCCGTGGATCGCGCCGCCCGCGAGGGGAAGCAGTGGGTACGGCGAGGCTGCATGTTCCCTGGCCTGGTCCGCTATTACGAGACGCAGAGCTTCACCCTGCTCCACGAGGTCCAGCGCACGCACAACCGCATCTACCTCATGGCACGGCGAGCGGAACGACTCCCTGCCATCAGGACCGTAGAAGACTGA